ACCAGCACGCCCTGGGGCTTGATGGGGTGGTAGGGGGCCAGGTTCTCGCCGTTGCCCGTCTGGGTGCCGTCCTGGTAGGCTTCCCACACTCCGTCCCGCGTGGTCCAGGTGACACAGATGTGGTGCCACTTGCCGTCGTTGATGGCGAAGGGCAGCTTGGCCACCTGCGGGcagggggtcaggggggtgCACGCCGGGGTCCCCCCGCGCTGCCCCCCAGCCCAGCGCCCTCCCCACGCCCCGGGGCCGTACCTTGTCATTGATGAGGATCTCCATGGGGTTGTTGCCCCACTCGATGAGCACCAGCTCGTTGGCCTGCCCGGGCACAGCGTAGGAGAAGGGGGTGCCCATGCCGGGAGAGGCGCTGGATTTGATCCACATGCAGATGCTGAAGGCGTACATCTCGGGCAGGCTCTTCTTCACCTTGGCGTACATGTAGTTGGTGCGCAGGGGGAAGGTGAGCTGGAACCTGTCCGGGGGCCGGTTGTCCTTCTGGCCTGTGGGAGAGCAGGGCCGGTGGGCTCCTGCCGGGCCCCCTTTCTGCCCCTTTGGGggttccccccctccccaccccgtTATGTAACGGGCCTTGAGATGGCAGCGAGGAGCAAATCCCTCCGGCGCCGCGCGGCTCCCTAATCCCCGGGGCGGGCAGCGCCCGGAGCATCCCCGGCTGCGGAGCCCGCGGGCACCGGCTGCCTCGGGAATCACCGAGCGAGGCTTTGGGCTCAGAGGGACCTTAACGATCGGGCAGCTCCAACCCCTGCCACGGGGGAAGCCAAGCCGGGGGACAGGGATCGCTCCCGGGGTGGGCAACGGGACGGGCTCGGCAGATCCGCCCGCGGGAGCGGCCCCGCATCGTCCGGCAGCGCCCGGTCCCCAGCGGCGGGGGAGCTCCGGGAGCCGGCCCGGGGGTCCCGCGGGCGGGGGTGGCCAGCGCCCGGTACCTTTCTCCAGGTCGCTGATGCGCTGGTGCAGAGAGGTGAGGGTGCTCTCGATCTTGCCGCGCTCCTCGGACTCGTTGCGGGGGCTGAGCTTGCCCTCCTCCAGGCTGTTCACCCGCGACAGCACCTGCTTCTCCAGGTCATCGATCTTGTTCTGCAGGATGTCCTTCAGGTTGTTGGTCTGGCTGGAGGAGTTCATCCTGCTGAACTGCTGCAAGGGGCGAGCAGAGGAGCGGGCTGTTACCACCGGGCAGCGGCTCCCGGTGCCCGGCTCCGCGGCTCTCCCGGTGCCCGGCTCCCGGTGCCCGGCTCCGCGGCTCCCCCGGTGCCCGGCTCCGCGGCTCTCCCGGTGCCCGGCTCCCGGTGCCCGGCTCCGCGGCTCTGCCGGTGCCCGGCTCCCGGTGCCCGGCTCCGCGGCTCTCCCGGTGTCCGACGCTCGGTTGCCCGGCTCCCCTGACGCCCAGCTCCCGGTGCCCGGCTCCGCGCTCCCGGTGCTGGGATGCGCGGCTGCCCCGGCTCCCCGTGTCTCCCGGTGCCCGGCTGTGCGGCTCCCGGGCTCTCCTCGCGTACCTCCAGGTTCTCCAACCGGGTTTTCAGGGACTGCAGCGTCTGCCCCAGCTGGCTGAGGGTCTCGGCGGCTGCCGGCCGCGACAGGTCGCCCATGGTGTTCTTGGAAAAGCCCTTCCTGCCCTTTCCCTCTCCGGGCGGCTCCAGCACGCTCTGGCTCTCGCAGCGGCCCAGCTTGGCCGTGAGCTCGCGGATCGTCTCCTTCTGGTTCATGATGGTCTCCTTCTGCTGCAGCACCGTCTCCCGCAGCTGCAGCACGGTGCTCTTCAGCTCCTCGGCCGAGCCGGTGCCCAGCGCCGAGGCGGCGCACACGTCCCCGTCCAGCGGCACCGAGGTGCACACGAAGCGCGTCTGCCCCAGCCCTTGGCCGAGCGCcggccccagcagcagcagcagcggcggcagcagcggcaggagGCGGCGGCTGCCGGGCGGCCCCGCGGCCAtggctccgctcggctccgctcggctccgctcgcTCCGGGCCGGCTCCGGCTCCGCTGCGGCGCCGCCGCTTTTATcgcggccgggcggggccggcggggcggcACGGAGCGCGGAATCCCGGCCCGCCGAGGGGGGGCCCGCGTGGGAGCGCGGCGTGAGCGAGTGACGGAGCGAGAGGTGGTGATTGTGGGAGCGTGAGAGCgcgtccgtgtgtccgtgtgtgtgtccgtgtgtccgtgtgtgtctgtgtgtctgtgtgtccgtgtgtgtgtccgtgtgtccgtgtgtgtgtccgtgtgtgtctgtgtgtgtgtccgtgtgtgtgtccgtgtgtccgtgtgtgtccgtgtgtgtctgtgtgtccgtatgtccgtgtgtccgtgtgtgtccgtgtgtgtctgtgtgtccgtgtgtccgtgtgtgtgtccgtgtgtccgtgtgtgtccgtgtgtgtccgtgtgtccgtgtgtccgtgtgtgtccgtgtgtgtgtccgtgtgtccgtgtgtgtccgtgtgtccgtgtgtgtctgtgtgtccgtgtgtgtccgtgtgtgtccgtgtgtccgtgtgtgtccgtgtgtgtccgtgtgtgtccctgtgtccgtgtgtgtgtccgtgtgtccgtgtgtgtccctgtgtccgtgtgtgtccgtgtgtgtccgtgtgtctgtgtgtccgtgtgtgtgtctgtgtgtccgtgtgtgtccgtgtgtccgtgtgtccgtgtgtgtccgtgtgtccgtgtgtccgtgtgtgtgtccgtgtgtgtccgtgtgtccgtgtgtgtccgtgtgtccgtgtggGCAGAGGAGACtgtgcagggaggagctgcGGGGATGTGCGGGGGATGAGCGTGCGgcgtgtgcgtgtgtgtgcAGATGTGTATGTACAGATGTGTACAGATGTGCAGAGTGTGCatgtacaggtgtgtgcagaTGTGCATgtacaggtgtgcacaggtgtgtatgtacaggtgtgtacaggtgtgtatGTACAGATGTGTGCAGATGTGTatgtacaggtgtgtgcagaTGTGCAGAGTGTGTATTTACAGGTGTGTGCGGGGTGCGCGGGGTTGGTGCCGGTGCCGGGTGTCCCCCGGGTGCCGGTGCCGGGGTCCCGGGGCTGTGGCCGCCGGTTCCCGGGCgcggggcaggagcagcccgtGGGTCGGGGCTGCCCGGAGCAGGGGAAGCCGCAGCGGGAGCCCCGGGATCCGGGGACGggaggagctgtggggctgccGGGCCCGGGGGGAGCCCCAGACCGGCCCCAGTCCTGCTCCCGGCGGTGCCGGGGCCCAGCCCCGCTCCGGGTGCAGGGGAGCAGTTGCTGCTTTGCTTCTTTAATGATCAGCGAAAGAACCCTGCAGGTAACGTCCGCATCTGTCCTTGGTGGGAAGAGCTCGCGGCTGTTGGAGCTGTCACTTTTCTCATCTTCAGCACTTCAGGCAAGGCCGATtctcccgcagccccggagCAGCAACCCAGCAGCGTCCCCTGCCCTTGTCCCCCAATCCCTGCCCTTGTGGCCTTGGCCAGCACACCTGAGCACAAACGGgcctgtcccagctccctgggcCTCTCCTGCCTGGTGGCTTTATccttgtcccctccctggggcAGGGTGTTGTGGCAGGAGGCTCCggagctgcagagcctggcagggTAAGGGGGAGTGTGGCCCCTCAGCCCAGCTcggcactgcagcagcacataTGGCTGGGGTATTTGCATAATGCCAAGTTATCCTGTGAAATATGAAGCAATTAATTTTGATTAGGGAAGTGGGTCAGTAAAATACAAAGGGTTTCAGTTCATGGATCTGCAAAAGATAAAACACAACCGTTCCGTGGTCCTTTCCCCTTTGATCTGCCTGGAGCAGGCCCGAGGagccctggctggggctggagctgcctgagctgctcccagcggTTCCTGTGACTGGTTTGATGCCTTTCCTGGAGCAGGTTTTACCCAGCCCGGGAGGTTTGTGACACACTGCCGTGGTCAGGGGTGTTTCCTCCTCAAAGGcagctcagctgcctctctCTGTTCTGGTGCAGTTAAAGCAGCATTTCATGGCCAAacccaggggctgggggtgccagcaggaggaggaggagggcaggcTCTGATGTTCTGCTGCCCATTTATGCCAGCCCAGGGaacccagggcagtgctggcaaaAGTGGCAGAGGGgtcaggagctgtgccagggtgctcagcacctctGGGGCACCTTCAGGGGCATCCTGTGCTTTCACCACCGTCCACCCAACCTGTCCTGGTGCTCATGGGGGCTGAAGAGACCTGGGTGTCCTTTGGAGCCTTCCTGAGGCTCCTGGGTCTCGCTGCCTGGGCAGCTCAGAGCCACCTGTGGTGCTGCCCACACCTCTGGCACTGCTCCCCTCTGGGGTGCTGTGCTTTGCTGcaggaaatttttggggaaaatctgCATTTCCAGCAGGCTCTTCCTTCTGGCTTTatctccctggctcctgtccctgctgttgGCTCTCAGTGCTGAGCAGGGTTCCAGtgcagcaggaacagggcacgagggggatgaggaggggacagccccCATGGGCTTTACTGGGCAGAGCAGTCTCCGTTCTGTGCTTggctttggggctttttggcGAGAGGAAAAGCTGACAAGACTGCAGGTCTAATCCTTCTGCCACAGGCAGGAACACAACCCAAAAATAATGTTCCTGCAGGCGATAGAACGCCACCAGTGTAAGGCAGTGTGAGAGGCAGCGGAGTCGGGTCCCTCTCCTGCTCACATCTGCACGGTATTGACAGAGCTGAGCGTGTCACTGAACCAATTTCCCTCACAATCTTTTGTCATCCACAGCACATTATGCGGAGATGAGACCAAGGTGacaaatgcaataaaataaGCACTCGGATACTATGGTGATGGAGACCAGGAAATGCCTGgatgggaaaaaacaacaaagctgTGCTACAAGAGATAAGCAAAATAACCCCCGTGGCTCCTAACGCAAAGAAAGAACCGGAAAACATTGATGGAGATTTCAGCTTTcccagaatcactgaatcatgCACTAGGATCTGTTATTGCTTCTGTAGATTTAGGAGCTGTGTGGCTGGAATGGAGTAATGGAGCCCCTATTTTTAACTCTTCCCTCGCCTCTTCCCAAGCGCTCGGTAGCAGCTGATTTATGGCTCTGTAGCTGGAAAGAGCTGAGCGCAGCTCTCGAGGACCCTCGCAGATGATTTAGCCTtgaacaggagccagcaggcACATTTGTGTTGGTGATGGAGGAGGATGGTTTTGGACAGCCCA
This window of the Poecile atricapillus isolate bPoeAtr1 chromosome 17, bPoeAtr1.hap1, whole genome shotgun sequence genome carries:
- the NPTX1 gene encoding neuronal pentraxin-1, with product MAAGPPGSRRLLPLLPPLLLLLGPALGQGLGQTRFVCTSVPLDGDVCAASALGTGSAEELKSTVLQLRETVLQQKETIMNQKETIRELTAKLGRCESQSVLEPPGEGKGRKGFSKNTMGDLSRPAAAETLSQLGQTLQSLKTRLENLEQFSRMNSSSQTNNLKDILQNKIDDLEKQVLSRVNSLEEGKLSPRNESEERGKIESTLTSLHQRISDLEKGQKDNRPPDRFQLTFPLRTNYMYAKVKKSLPEMYAFSICMWIKSSASPGMGTPFSYAVPGQANELVLIEWGNNPMEILINDKVAKLPFAINDGKWHHICVTWTTRDGVWEAYQDGTQTGNGENLAPYHPIKPQGVLVLGQEQDTLGGGFDATQAFVGELAHFNVWDRKLSPGEVYGLATCSSKALAGNVIAWAEANIDIYGGATKWTFEACRQLN